One window of the Yamadazyma tenuis chromosome 6, complete sequence genome contains the following:
- the BTN1 gene encoding battenin CLN3 protein (COG:U; EggNog:ENOG503NUKN), producing the protein MPPKQVSEPAMLIVKNHITKTIGEIKPLFRPFMIPLCTVYISEYVINQGISPNLLFPLKDLPSWLFNSYRDIYVVYGFLYQLGVFISRSSINIGIRFKKLHVLSILQFVNVVILVNQSILYFPFSSIWPLLILILYEGLLGGLAYVNTFLSVSEETPKSKREFSMGCVGMSDSLGIVIAGLINYWLEKRLCNIQVGNGRDWCLSEN; encoded by the coding sequence ATGCCTCCTAAGCAAGTCAGCGAACCCGCAATGTTAATCGTCAAAAACCATATCACGAAAACCATCGGAGAAATAAAACCATTATTTAGACCTTTCATGATTCCCTTGTGCACTGTTTACATTTCCGAGTATGTGATAAACCAGGGAATATCACCGAACCTTCTTTTCCCGCTAAAAGACCTTCCTTCGTGGTTATTCAACTCTTATAGAGATATTTACGTGGTTTATGGATTCTtatatcaacttggtgtATTTATTTCCAGATCTTCCATTAACATTGGGATCCGATTCAAGAAGCTTCATGTTCTCAGTATTCTCCAGTTTGTCAATGTGGTAATCCTTGTGAATCAGTCCATACTTTATTTCCCATTCTCATCCATTTGGCCCTTACTAATATTGATTCTTTACGAAGGGCTTTTAGGTGGACTTGCTTACGTAAACACATTTTTGTCGGTGAGTGAAGAAACacccaagtccaaaagAGAGTTTAGTATGGGATGCGTCGGAATGAGCGACAGTTTAGGAATTGTGATTGCCGGACTCATAAATTATTGGCTAGAAAAGAGATTGTGTAATATTCAAGTGGGTAATGGACGGGACTGGTGCTTGTCCGAAAACTAG
- the BNA3 gene encoding arylformamidase (COG:E; BUSCO:EOG09262DKA; EggNog:ENOG503NVUU): protein MTTGKASSLHNPYFHKGEGEKDIWSLINEAAHDATLKRPDRPLYNLGQGFFSYNPPDFAIESVNNAISKPQFNQYAPAKGNPNLVQSLKAKYSKDFGYPIEDNQISITTGANEGMLSVFFGFLTPGDEVIVFEPFFDQYIPNIEMTGAKVKYVNLKYPSKFDSENVTGDDWEVDWDQLEGAITPKTKIIVINTPHNPIGKVFNEQELERIGKLCIANNLILLSDEVYENLYYDATFPRPATLKNLPELRDRVLTVGSAGKSFAATGWRIGWVIGASDLIKYVISAHTRICFSTPAPLQQAVSEAFTKSDERDYFALTRKAYLKKYELFTKVFQELGLPYTEPAGGYFLLVNLSKLKVPTDYQYPESFKNKTYDFKLAYWLIYEFGIVGIPPTEFLQPTSREGSGLERCIRFAVCKDDEFLQNAVERIRSLKDYV from the coding sequence ATGACTACAGGAAAGGCCTCTTCTTTACACAATCCTTACTTCCACAAGGGGGAAGGTGAGAAAGATATCTGGAGTTTGATTAACGAAGCTGCTCACGATGCAACTTTAAAAAGACCTGATAGGCCACTCTACAACTTGGGCCAAGGTTTTTTTTCTTACAATCCTCCAGACTTTGCTATTGAGTCAGTTAACAACGCAATTTCGAAGCCTCAATTCAACCAGTATGCTCCAGCAAAAGGTAATCCTAATTTGGTTCAAAGTTTGAAAGCCAAATACTCTAAGGATTTTGGATATCCAATTGAAGATAATCAGATCTCCATTACTACTGGTGCAAATGAAGGAATGCTTTCAGTGTTTTTTGGATTCTTGACTCCTGGTGACGAAGTGATCGTTTTTGAACCATTCTTTGATCAGTACATTCCTAACATTGAGATGACAGGAGCTAAAGTTAAGTATGTAAATCTCAAATATCCCTCCAAGTTTGACTCTGAAAACGTTACTGGGGATGACTGGGAAGTTGATTGGGATCAATTAGAAGGTGCAATCACCcccaaaaccaaaattATTGTCATTAACACCCCTCATAACCCAATTGGAAAAGTGTTCaatgaacaagaacttgaaagaattggaaagcTCTGTATcgccaacaacttgatcttgttgagtGATGAAGTGTACGAAAATTTGTACTACGATGCTACTTTTCCAAGACCTGccactttgaagaatttaCCAGAATTAAGAGATAGAGTATTGACGGTCGGATCTGCTGGGAAGTCCTTTGCGGCAACTGGTTGGAGAATTGGTTGGGTTATTGGGGCATCTGATTTGATTAAGTATGTAATCTCTGCTCACACTAGAATCTGTTTCTCAACACCAGCTCCTTTACAACAAGCTGTGAGTGAAGCTTTTACCAAGTCTGACGAAAGAGATTATTTTGCTCTTACAAGAAAAGCGTACCTTAAAAAGTACGAACTTTTCACCAAGGtatttcaagaattgggATTACCATACACAGAACCTGCCGGAGGAtactttttgttggtgaacttgCTGAAATTAAAGGTCCCAACTGATTACCAATATCCAGAatcattcaagaacaagacgtatgatttcaaattggcATACTGGTTAATTTATGAATTTGGAATAGTGGGTATCCCCCCAACCGAATTTCTCCAACCTACTTCTAGAGAAGGTAGTGGATTAGAGAGATGTATTAGATTTGCCGTTTGCAAAGATGACGAATTTTTGCAAAACGCTGTAGAAAGAATTAGACTGTTGAAGGATTACGTATAG
- the rrg1 gene encoding Protein-lysine N-methyltransferase rrg1 (COG:A; EggNog:ENOG503P19V): protein MSFDPLSLFTPKQVDQVEPEVTVQHPHDDIFVQVSPDMAEEAEDYLIPIHILDLPMLKMKPPAHVLLLFLKLLAADEVWNFKQHQQNPRDSMALFQEKSVSLDLVHSSLAWLSSHSTRFNTMVKVGYLPMLSINLKKTNEYNDWLTRIISSDLKWLQKEEIDEIQKEASLRISENCGRTAQPDIIRKIKLDNMNQIQRDYLKLKEPSLTSDNLGLKTWGSSLILSQKLLNERSLLQEPILELGAGTGLVGIVCLLLGFKKVFLTDLEEILPNLKHNLLINQVDTEVEELDWNDPTGFLVKHSQINFKTIILSDPIYSSDHPALIHKVLKKFTGPQTHVLIQVPLRRNYEDVRETLWNLLDQSFTPIETSIELGADEFGDVEYCFKRLVLK, encoded by the coding sequence ATGAGCTTTGATCCTCTTTCATTATTCACTCCCAAGCAAGTAGATCAAGTGGAACCTGAAGTCACTGTGCAGCATCCTCATGATGATATATTTGTACAGGTCTCTCCTGATATggctgaagaagctgaagacTACTTGATTCCTATTCACATTCTTGATTTACCGATGCTCAAAATGAAGCCTCCCGCACATGTTCTCTTattgtttttgaagctATTGGCAGCAGATGAAGTGTGGAACTTCAAGCAACATCAGCAGAACCCCAGGGACCTGATGGCcctttttcaagaaaagCTGGTGAGTTTAGACTTGGTTCATTCCTCCCTTGCATGGCTTTCATCTCACAGTACTAGATTCAATACAATGGTAAAGGTGGGGTACCTACCTATGTTAAGCAttaacttgaagaaaaccaatGAATATAATGACTGGCTAACCCGTATAATATCCAGTGATCtaaaatggttgcaaaaagaagaaatagatGAAATTCAGAAAGAAGCTAGCTTGAGAATATCTGAAAATTGTGGTAGAACAGCCCAACCAGACATCATTCGTAAAATTAAACTCGATAATATGAATCAGATTCAACGTGATTACTTAAAGTTAAAGGAACCATCTTTAACTAGTGACAACTTAGGATTGAAGACCTGGGGCTCATCTTTAATCCTCTCGCAAAAATTACTAAATGAGAGGTCTTTACTCCAAGAACCAATTCTTGAACTAGGAGCTGGCACAGGTTTAGTCGGTATAGTTTGTCTCCTATTAGGGTTTAAGAAGGTTTTTTTAACAGATTTGGAAGAGATCCTTCCAAACCTCAAACACAATCTATTGATTAACCAGGTGGATACCGAggttgaagagttggattGGAATGATCCAACTGGCTTTCTTGTGAAACATTCCCAAATAAACTTCAAAACAATCATCCTTAGTGACCCTATTTACTCATCTGATCATCCAGCACTAATTCATAAGGTGCTTAAAAAATTCACTGGTCCACAAACACATGTCTTGATTCAAGTTCCACTAAGAAGAAACTATGAAGACGTTAGAGAGACACTTTGGAATCTCCTCGACCAATCTTTTACTCCGATTGAAACTAGTATTGAACTAGGTGCTGACGAATTTGGAGATGTCGAATATTGTTTCAAGAGGCTTGTATTAAAATAA
- the SDH8 gene encoding Succinate dehydrogenase assembly factor 4, mitochondrial (BUSCO:EOG09265K4K; COG:S; EggNog:ENOG503P4ME): MFRQLTRTTIAKSRSVTRFYSSKFAPEQMPSPPKLPKEQQDEFERLQRIAGSQAAIDDYNRKISANGTVASGDAVAAGAPPELKTDIGGFSTSYLKTIPEFEGDVNPKTGERGGPKQDPLKFNDWSFNGRVTDF; encoded by the coding sequence ATGTTCAGACAACTCACGAGAACAACCATAGCTAAACTGAGACTGGTGACTAGATTCTACTCGTCTAAGTTTGCTCCTGAGCAAATGccatcacctccaaaacTTCCAAAAGAGCAACAAGACGAGTTTGAGAGATTACAAAGAATTGCAGGCTCTCAAGCTGCTATTGATGATTATAATAGAAAAATTCTGGCCAACGGAACTGTGGCTTCTGGTGATGCTGTAGCTGCGGGTGCTCCTCCTGAATTGAAGACTGATATCGGTGGATTCTCCACCAGTTATCTAAAGACGATTCCTGAGTTTGAAGGTGATGTTAATCCCAAAACAGGTGAAAGAGGTGGTCCAAAACAAGATCCTTTGAAGTTTAATGATTGGTCTTTCAATGGTAGAGTCACCGATTTCTAG
- a CDS encoding uncharacterized protein (COG:A; EggNog:ENOG503NX26) yields the protein MDEFPPKPPAPGVILKDPLKLKDLDDRISFDNEKKQFIFTQVKGDKTFEYQYSFIVDKWIGITKHVLNQDELEEEANKEEIKQLKKQKISEIKQEKDKLKSMSSRSTGIFISNLPQSITVDELNEEFAKYGTISLDKGNSPRIKLYYDEKDKFKQEALIIYDNATSVDLAIQMMNQVKMKNNILNVEEAKFEPIEDKSQRADEIRSKFYSKVMVIENMFRKQEYKENTKLAEDIEEDIREECEKSGIKDILNVTFFPSDCVVTVKFKSSSSVDTIIESFDKRDYDGLKLNVHTFTGTRYT from the coding sequence ATGGATGAGTTTCCTCCTAAACCTCCAGCACCAGGAGTAATTCTTAAAGATCCCCTTAAGCttaaagatcttgatgatcGTATACTGTTTGATAATGAAAAGAAACAATTTATTTTCACACAAGTAAAAGGTGATAAAACATTTGAATACCAATACAGCTTTATTGTTGACAAATGGATAGGCATCACCAAGCATGTGTTGAATCAAGATGaactcgaagaagaagcaaacAAAGAAGAGATAAAACAGCTCAAGAAGCAAAAAATTTCTGAAATTAAACAAGAGAAAGACAAGCTAAAGCTGATGTCTTCGAGGTCCACTGGAATTTTCATTAGTAACCTCCCACAGTCGATTACAGTTGACGAGCTAAATGAAGAATTCGCTAAATATGGTACCATAAGTCTCGATAAGGGGAACAGTCCTCGTATAAAGCTTTATTACGATGAAAAAGATAAATTTAAACAGGAAGCGTTGATAATCTATGACAATGCAACGTCGGTGGATTTAGCTATTCAAATGATGAATCaagtgaagatgaaaaacaACATATTAAACGTGGAAGAGGCCAAATTCGAGCCAATAGAAGATAAATCCCAAAGAGCAGATGAAATAAGAAGTAAATTTTACTCCAAGGTTATGGTGATTGAAAATATGTTTCGCAAACAAGAATACAAGGAAAATACCAAATTGGCAGAAGATatagaagaagatatccGTGAAGAGTGTGAGAAAAGTGGAATTAAAGATATTTTAAATGTGACATTCTTTCCCAGCGACTGTGTTGTCACGGTGAAATTTAAGTCTCTGTCACTGGTTGACACAATAATAGAGAGTTTTGACAAAAGAGACTATGATGGGTTGAAATTGAATGTTCATACGTTCACGGGGACTCGGTACACATAG
- the NUP82 gene encoding Nucleoporin nup82 (COG:U; EggNog:ENOG503NXXK), producing the protein MVDFDFVKSIKKQSIFKRWVDTQYEVGFGNKMVLNENRDIFVAVENAIRMCTINSKSMGYKVLINTYQPFDIVELTMNPQRTFLCSIGKKRVVVQSVPLHIDKCQNFHIPTEKYDLKEISAPIVKVLWHSYIAHGLGLVILEATNVIKFYNLRVSDAPLFTLDLKTSECFKNEIATSISFGSLETLTGGLTLYITTESSKIFEISPFVFANSSISTTEREVELALAESIDTLNFITANCDDDDYITRQARLQFNFFNHLQSELCRSNVSGVKTYLNKESFTYDIKPPSWSLNYKRIQGPLANLQMGTIKDICCLKSNGSIPLLVAINGDKVDLTVKYLAQIRPLVMNFTSADEYLSLEDAKPESVSFDSKPNVSLIIANTVDSINEPEKQTYKVPKIGFGYIDDDGSDDDCDSNGTNTIAKQTLNKPELFFINEVLIEIISDCSLSSKRKIILSSVDPHRFLISTEHKTVVSTLSDWVGILPDTPGIEIQNHYSVVENDDASSGVTLIRDDISFTGDYLINFHDKGKKDVNVVKVSSPPELNPLIYKFDTLKLKNEEKEQVVVDSKLNSNLLVEIESDLKKVKKISEIKYRVGSSDESVEILQKVNEFSTESLSIISIYESLLMKLCLQMKTNLLELQYQNELVGNISNIDAKKEHSAKIKKLIEKEDALINKSKSLHQKLVKRIEAIKVHRQVPLSENEKKWFQEINDINEKVGNSGTESGLYSSVTELKNQVNYIKEHLDFKPLQDMKVENSRELNRVKALVDSQGNTLTSLKDKVSELMAEGAMIQA; encoded by the coding sequence ATGGTAGACTTCGATTTTGTCAAAAGTATTAAGAAACaatccatcttcaagagatGGGTGGATACACAATATGAGGTTGGATTTGGTAACAAAATGGTCTTAAACGAAAATAGAGATATTTTTGTTGCTGTTGAAAACGCTATCCGAATGTGTACCATAAATTCCAAGAGTATGGGCTATAAGGTTTTGATAAACACTTACCAGCCATTCGATATAGTAGAACTCACTATGAACCCCCAAAGAACATTTTTGTGCTCCATTGGCAAAAAAAGAGTGGTTGTGCAAAGTGTTCCCCTTCATATTGATAAGTGTCAAAACTTTCATATACCCACTGAAAAATAtgatttgaaggaaatTTCAGCCCCCATTGTCAAAGTGTTATGGCATAGCTATATCGCACATGGATtgggtttggtgattttggaagcAACAAACGTTATCAAGTTCTACAATCTAAGGGTTTCTGATGCTCCATTATTCACCCTAGATTTAAAGACTAGCGAATGCTTCAAAAACGAAATTGCCACTTCCATATCTTTCGGTTCTTTGGAGACACTTACTGGTGGGTTGACACTTTATATCACTACTGAAAGCTCAAAAATATTTGAAATTTCCCCATTTGTGTTTGCTAATAGTTCTATTTCTACTACAGAACGAGAAGTCGAACTTGCATTAGCCGAATCAATTGATACTTTGAATTTCATCACCGCCAACTgcgatgatgatgattaTATAACCAGGCAAGCTAGGCTCCAATTTAACTTTTTCAaccatcttcaatctgAGTTATGCCGGTCTAATGTATCAGGAGTCAAAACTTATCTCAATAAGGAAAGCTTCACGTACGACATAAAACCACCTCTGTGGTCCCTCAATTACAAACGAATTCAAGGGCCTTTGGCCAATCTCCAGATGGGAACAATTAAGGATATTTGTTGTTTGAAATCGAATGGTTCTATTCCCTTACTTGTTGCTATCAATGGTGACAAGGTAGACTTGACCGTCAAATATTTGGCACAAATAAGACCCTTGGTGATGAACTTCACGTCTGCAGACGAATATCTTTCCTTGGAAGATGCTAAACCAGAATCAGTTTCCTTTGACTCGAAACCAAATGTGTCACTAATCATTGCCAACACAGTGGACTCGATCAACGAGCCAGAGAAACAAACCTACAAGGTTCCAAAAATTGGATTTGGGTATATCGACGATGATGgttctgatgatgactgTGACTCTAATGGGACCAACACTATTGCGAAACAAACTTTGAACAAACCAgaacttttcttcatcaacgaAGTATTGATTGAAATCATACTGGATTGCTCATTGTCTAGTAAGAGAAAAATCATATTGTCAAGCGTTGATCCACATCGGTTTTTGATCTCTACTGAACATAAAACCGTTGTAAGCACCCTATCTGATTGGGTCGGAATATTACCAGATACTCCAGGAATAGAGATCCAAAATCATTATTCTGTAGTGGAAAATGATGATGCCTCCTCGGGTGTGACGTTGATTAGAGATGATATTTCATTTACTGGTGATTATTTAATCAATTTCCATGACAAAGGAAAAAAGGATGTCAATGTTGTAAAAGTGAGCAGTCCACCGGAGCTAAACCCACTCATTTACAAGTTTGATactttgaaattgaagaacgaagaaaaagaacaggtggttgttgatagtAAACTCAATTCTAACTTATTAGTGGAAATTGAAagtgacttgaagaaagtgaaaaAGATCAGTGAAATTAAGTACAGAGTCGGTAGTCTGGATGAGTCTGTGGAAATCTTACAAAAAGTGAACGAGTTCTCAACTGAATCGCTTTCTATTATATCTATCTATGAACTGCTACTTATGAAATTGTGCCTCCAAATGAAAACGAATTTATTGGAGTTGCAATATCAAAATGAACTAGTGGGTAATATTAGTAACATTGATGCTAAGAAAGAGCATAGTGCAAAGATAAAGAAATTAATTGAGAAGGAAGACGCATTAATCAACAAGCTGAAATCGCTCCACCAAAAGTTGGTTAAGCGAATCGAAGCCATAAAAGTACACAGGCAAGTTCCACTCTCGGAAAACGAGAAAAAGTGGTTTCAAGAGATCAATGACATAAATGAGAAGGTGGGGAACTCAGGCACAGAATCTGGTCTTTACAGCAGTGTTACTGAATTGAAAAACCAGGTCAATTATATAAAAGAGCACCTTGATTTCAAGCCTCTACAAGATATGAAGGTCGAAAATTCAAGAGAATTGAACCGAGTTAAAGCGCTTGTGGACTCTCAAGGAAATACATTGACgtctttgaaagacaaAGTATCGGAATTAATGGCAGAAGGTGCCATGATCCAAGCGTAG
- the rec14 gene encoding Ski complex subunit Rec14 (COG:S; EggNog:ENOG503NWRU), which translates to MSKQYISTNCVSGAHNSDIFDVAVVNKYTITVGSDGYARFWDNKLDEIHNPKDHCVSHQIDPTGIHHINTYENTLNLNGDHVKVVLVGFGCFSGYTKISFFVGDDVSGLKEIKVPKELQKSSWTPIFYKDPESKQDYLVVTQMDGGIVLYKLDITGSKDEIFIELTKQTELKTIEGSFPISVDVSQVVDGNIAVGYTNGDVVLYTLETLKVINSFHSTDLQTSGNSKTSNAVPRVVTFSPGGSVLAVARDNQNSGSITLYDVKYGENVGTLTKPSHSTSATVGGFAHDGWIMGLSFDDEGELLGSCGFDKCVRIWNLDDKERVATLNLSASDFEDTDQTEMDSSIASGISFISKGTRGVSGGDNNHGICVVSFDRGVRWYRQAGGI; encoded by the coding sequence ATGTCAAAGCAGTACATCTCCACAAATTGTGTCAGTGGCGCCCATAATCTGGACATATTTGATGTGGCTGTTGTCAACAAATACACCATAACAGTAGGGAGTGATGGATATGCCCGATTCTGGgacaacaagttggacgAAATCCACAATCCCAAAGACCACTGTGTGAGCCATCAGATTGATCCAACAGGCATTCACCACATTAACACCTACGAGAATactttgaacttgaacggAGACCATGTTAAAGTGGTGTTGGTCGGATTCGGTTGTTTTTCTGGATATACAAAAATCCTGTTCTTCGTGGGTGATGATGTAAGtggtttgaaagaaattAAAGTACCTAAAGAGCTCCAGAAATCTTCATGGACACCCATTTTTTACAAGGATCCCGAATCTAAACAAGATTATCTCGTAGTTACACAAATGGATGGAGGGATTGTGCTCTATAAGCTTGACATTACTGGTTCTAAGGATGAAATTTTCATTGAATTAACCAAACAGACAGAGTTGAAGACCATAGAAGGATCGTTCCCAATATCTGTTGATGTCAGTCAGGTAGTGGATGGAAATATTGCAGTGGGATACACGAATGGAGATGTTGTGTTGTATACATTGGAAACGTTAAAGGTTATCAACTCATTTCACTCAACTGATTTACAGACTTCAGGGAACTCCAAGACTTCTAATGCCGTTCCCCGGGTTGTAACGTTTTCTCCCGGTGGATCAGTATTAGCAGTGGCCAGAGATAACCAGAACTCAGGATCAATAACGTTGTATGATGTTAAGTACGGAGAGAATGTGGGTACTTTAACTAAACCATCTCATTCGACTCTGGCAACAGTTGGAGGTTTTGCACATGATGGATGGATCATGGGATTGAGTTTTGACGACGAAGGAGAGCTATTGGGATCCTGTGGGTTCGACAAGTGTGTGAGAATATGGaatcttgatgataaagaGAGAGTCGCTACTCTTAATCTTTCTGCAAGTGATTTTGAGGATACTGACCAAACTGAAATGGACAGCAGTATTGCTAGCGGAATAAGTTTCATTAGCAAGGGGACCAGGGGAGTATCTGGAGGAGATAATAACCATGGAATATGCGTGGTTAGCTTTGATAGAGGTGTTAGATGGTATCGACAAGCAGGAGGAATATAG
- a CDS encoding uncharacterized protein (EggNog:ENOG503NZBZ; COG:S) has product MIQEAPGKDHIVSHVRALKSTLSQEKDERWQLIYSLEDSVSEIGLDQEMLSEVFDIIFDVSSKSLHSNEKRYLIRKVLVPNGLHELHIALVYRIIGSIGYPRVYYQNDKKVKQKKLPSNIQNSLLQWLIASIHLFGEHGFKALHKLSPILFNLLSFEFCRPLITNLIFLCLSNTNKTFKASGNHHKPIVKNWQIQTVVDLATKFPLDPSLKVLLVLFKEIISDLDYRSFSKAQYDTLNHIKAEASVLKIPRLECMEKMVTICEKRQQEKYRNHIFEVCQTQYATFRRNITKRRRLNTSEGVHNLEMIANGSKSSKISIHDITTLEELIIQFEQIEFVNFRNILLNPSYHNKQISFNYIIFKYMIDKEDKYFSDMTFFFDQAIPRLGETEFTFLEESIVELLGYYPSFLSLDSLQKGLSLPDWGPKLLRFCGPKTNPQVLKDLVALLSKKGNYKEIFLGVAELLNVSYKMAKEECIALMNELIPFVFELIEPSELSLEHKLSLLKLLRVIKIVDEDAMKDLNANVISLPSTLYYELLFTINPIVVSEACGFLAFSKTYKNYTAQEKVVINSIVFDTLNFLWRDKAFYKDTNSQRNSKGMYFAPEFINKLPTINVFNYTSLVQLENVGNMFHNPVWSYLVSQILWEIEDKWPHISTRHPGPVTKESVASLVNNPSIEWLDTDYDSLKVQVLRGLDKLGYNGLGDLLFGSLRTIASSRDESPLIIPETD; this is encoded by the coding sequence ATGATTCAAGAAGCTCCAGGAAAGGATCATATAGTGAGCCATGTGCGAGCTCTAAAGTCGACTTTGAGCCAGGAAAAAGACGAAAGGTGGCAATTAATATATCTGCTTGAAGACCTGGTGTCTGAAATTGGCTTGGATCAAGAAATGCTTCTGGAAGTTTTCGATATTATATTTGATGTGAGCTCCAAATCTCTCCATTCCAACGAGAAAAGATACTTGATTCGGAAAGTTTTGGTACCCAATGGACTCCATGAGCTTCATATAGCATTGGTTTACCGAATCATTGGATCAATCGGGTACCCCCGTGTTTACTACCAAAATGATAAAAAGgtgaaacagaagaaacttcCACTGAACATTCAAAATTCGCTATTGCAATGGTTGATAGCCTCAATTCACTTATTTGGTGAACATGGGTTCAAAGCACTTCACAAACTTTCCCCaattctcttcaacttacTTTCGTTTGAATTTTGTCGACCTTTAATCACAAATTTGATCTTTCTATGTCTACTGAACACGAATAAGACATTCAAAGCGTCCGGTAACCACCACAAACCAATAGTGAAGAACTGGCAGATCCAGACTGTTGTGGACCTAGCTACTAAATTCCCGTTGGATCCTTCCTTGAAGGTGCTCCTAGTACTATTTAAAGAAATTATCTCCGATTTGGACTACCGATCTTTCTCTAAAGCTCAATATGACACACTCAATCATATTAAAGCTGAAGCGTCGGTGTTAAAGATACCCCGTCTAGAATGTATGGAGAAAATGGTAACAATATGTGAAAAGAGGCAGCAGGAAAAGTATAGAAATCATATATTTGAAGTATGTCAAACCCAATACGCCACATTCCGAAGAAACATAACAAAACGACGGAGGTTGAATACTTCAGAAGGAGTTCATAATCTTGAGATGATAGCAAATGGTTCTAAGAGTTCTAAAATATCAATTCATGATATCACAACGCTAGAAGAATTGATAATTCAGTTTGAACAGATTGAGTTTGTTAATTTTAGGAACATTCTTTTGAATCCTTCCTACCATAACAAGCAAATCTCGTTCAACTacatcattttcaagtaTATGATTGACAAGGAGGACAAATACTTCAGTGATATGACATTTTTTTTCGATCAAGCTATTCCAAGATTGGGTGAGACTGAATTTACTTTTTTAGAGGAAagtattgttgaattgTTGGGCTATTATCCGTCATTTCTTTCATTAGATTCACTTCAAAAAGGGTTAAGTTTACCTGATTGGGGACCAAAGCTATTGAGGTTTTGTGGCCCCAAAACTAATCCACAAGTGCTAAAAGATTTGGTTGCATTGTTGAGCAAAAAAGGAAACTACAAAGAAATATTCTTGGGGGTAGCGGAGCTTCTTAATGTTTCTTACAAAATGGCAAAAGAAGAGTGCATCGCATTAATGAATGAGTTAATTCCTTTCGTATTCGAGCTTATCGAACCAAGCGAGCTCAGTTTGGAGCACAAACTCAGCCTTTTGAAACTATTGAGAGTGATAAaaattgtggatgaagacgCAATGAAAGATCTCAATGCAAATGTTATATCATTGCCTTCAACTCTATACTACGAGCTTCTATTCACAATTAACCCGATCGTCGTATCGGAAGCGTGTGGGTTTTTAGCGTTTTCAAAAACCTATAAGAATTATACAGCCCAAGAGAAGGTTGTTATAAACTCGATAGTTTTCGACActctcaacttcttgtggaGAGACAAGGCGTTCTACAAAGACACGAATTCACAGAGAAACAGTAAGGGGATGTATTTTGCACCGGAGtttatcaacaaactcCCCACAATTAACGTGTTTAACTACACAAGTCTCGTTCAGTTGGAAAACGTTGGAAACATGTTCCACAATCCAGTATGGTCTTACTTGGTTTCCCAGATCTTATGGgaaattgaagacaaaTGGCCCCATATTTCCACTAGACATCCCGGCCCGGTGACCAAGGAATCGGTAGCATCGCTAGTAAACAATCCTAGTATCGAATGGCTTGACACTGATTACGACTCCTTAAAGGTGCAGGTTCTCCGGGGTTTGGATAAGTTGGGGTATAATGGGTTAGGCGATTTACTATTTGGATCTTTGCGGACTATTGCCTCATCTAGAGACGAGCTGCCACTAATAATACCCGAAACTGACTAA